A window of Salmo trutta chromosome 33, fSalTru1.1, whole genome shotgun sequence genomic DNA:
TAACAGTGAAGGTAAGTGTTCATTCTTTACAACATTTCAGTAAGATTCATTGTTCTTAAAGTACCTGTTCTAGACATTGTATTCAAAAATTACAGATTTTTGTCCATGTATGAAATTGTCAAATACATGTATCTCTTGAATGGGCGTAACACAACTGTTGGAGAAATTGCATTGTCACTCTGTATGTATGGTCAATTGAATCCACATGTCTGTTCACCCTGAAGGAACTTCCCGTTAGAAGATGCAGAGTTTTGGGACATGGACAGTGGCAATAACAGCAGCACTGGTGGTCAGTCTGATGGGAGTACACACTAAACACCTGGTAGCTGAGAACACCCATCTCCTGACCTCTGAAGAGCACAAGATGGTCCTCAACCAGGGAATGAAAGGTATGGATGACATTACTGTATTATATTCATGGAATGTAATTACCAACATAATGTAGAAAGGATTCTACAGTAGGACTTATGGCCGTTTCTGTAGTTGTCATGTGTTGTTTCAGTGGGATTTAATTTGGGCTTCAAATTGTTTTAATAGCCCTTTGTGTGGTGCTTGAAGTATCATATCTTTGCTGATAGACAAACCCATTTGTTTTGAGTCTCTGTAATTCTGGAGGTAGTTCAAATGCAAAAGCCTAGACCGAATTACTTACTGACCCTTCTACACTTCATACTAGACAACAGTGTTTCTAGAAACTTCTTTCACATTTCTTACCTGCTGCTGAGAACAgtagtgtattgtattgtagtgaCACACTTTTGTCAGACTAAACAGCAGAGATGCTACATTAGAGCATCAAGGTTTGACTACGCTTGTCATGGACACGGTGAAATCCCATGGATTATGAAACTGCCAAAAGTCATGAAGATTAGCCCATTGATGATAAGACAAGAAGTGGCAGGTTAATCATCGTGGTCCGTGATCGTACAATACCTTGAATAGGTGTACACAATGATTAGAAAAATAAATCCAGATTATCTGCTTTGATTTAATCAACTTGAACTCATGTTACTCTTCAACCCTTTGTGCAATTTGCGTATTGTGGGTGTTAATTCAGTTTGTTGCTATTTCACCCTTCAGAGTACCCCAGGGACTGCTATGAGATGTTGATGGGTTCAGGGAGTCCGGCCAGAGATGGAGTGTACTTGATTCagccaggtgactaccccatccTGGCCTACTGTGCCATGCAAGATGGTGGTTGGACTGTAGTGCAGCACATCACAGTTAACAGCAGCGTGGACTTCGACCGCACCTGGGTCGAATACAAGCAGGGTTTCGGGGTGCTGAATGGTGACCACTGGCTGGGGAACGAACACCTCCACCATCTCACCCGAGGGCCAGGACGCTACAAGCTGGGGGTCAAGCTGGTGGACAAAGATGCTGTCGCCAAGATTGGCGAGTATGACCCTTTCATGGTGGAGGACGAGCGGTCTGGGTTCAGGCTGCGTCTTGGTCTGTTCCAGGGCTCTGCCTTAGACGCTCTCACCCAGGACACAGAGAACTACCTGCATGACAACCAGAGGTTTACCACCAAGGACCGAGACAACGACAACTACTTCCAAAACTGTGCTAAGCTGGAGTTCCAGGGTGTGGCGGGAGGGGGCTGGTGGTACGACGCCTGTGCTGGGGCCAACCTCAACCGCAGGAACGTCATCTACTGGCAGAAGGACTGCAACAAAGAGCACCTGTGTAAATACGCCTGGATGATGGTAAAGCCCTCAGACACAGTAAAGGTGGTCCACACTGGGAACTGTAAGAAGGATGAACTGTGAGTCTGTTGTCTTGAGATTAGGTTGATCCATACCATCTGTGGTTATTCTAATGCAGTTGTTCCCAAAACATTATTTACGTAATAGAGACAATAGTTCAACACATTTAATTCAGAAATACATAGAGACATATGATCACAAAGAAAACAGTTCAGTATCAACTGATTTGTCACACATTTTTTAAAAGTAATTAAAAAAGCAATAGTTATTTTGGGGACTTCATACACTTAAATCTCCCCTCTACCTTTCCTCCAAAATTGCATGTGCAGTTTTCTGTATGTCTAAATGATCACAGACCACATTTTGTGGTCATGATATCATAGCTTATTACACATGTAAAACCACTTTTGCTGTATTTATTTACTCACTCACCTAATATCACTGAACGAATGTGTTGGTTGTTGGCACAAAAAAACAAGATATACTGGATCAACATAAGATTCAATCCAGTAAGTTTACAGTAGATTTTCTGATGACACATTTTATTCAATAACTAGATTTGAATGTTTTGGATGGTCCTGGTCAATTGAAATTGTGTAAATGTAATGTCTAGCAATGGGGACATGAGAATTATACAGTGCAGCACAGAATGACCAAAACAAAAGCCTGTCTCCTGAGTACAGACAGACGTTAAACTCATTCTAATTAATACATGACACAGAACAGTGCATGAATCAAACCCTACTGTCTCCCACTCAATATGGATGTAAATGTTGAGGGCTGTTACTGTACTGAGTGACGTATAGTGACCCTGGACAGATTAAATCACTCCC
This region includes:
- the zgc:194887 gene encoding fibrinogen-like protein 1-like protein; this encodes MQSFGTWTVAITAALVVSLMGVHTKHLVAENTHLLTSEEHKMVLNQGMKEYPRDCYEMLMGSGSPARDGVYLIQPGDYPILAYCAMQDGGWTVVQHITVNSSVDFDRTWVEYKQGFGVLNGDHWLGNEHLHHLTRGPGRYKLGVKLVDKDAVAKIGEYDPFMVEDERSGFRLRLGLFQGSALDALTQDTENYLHDNQRFTTKDRDNDNYFQNCAKLEFQGVAGGGWWYDACAGANLNRRNVIYWQKDCNKEHLCKYAWMMVKPSDTVKVVHTGNCKKDEL